CGCCCCTGTCGAGGCGCGCTTACCGGCGGGGCGGATCAGTTCCTCGACGTCATCAAGCACCGCCTCCCGATCGGACCGGAGGAGCGGAAATGGCTCGCCGACCGGTACGACGGCGAGATCGCCTTTCTGGATCATCAAATCGGGAGGCTCCTCGACGGCCTGGAAAATCTCGCGCCCGAGAACACCCTCGTCGTTCTCACCGCCGACCACGGCGAGAGCCTCGGCGATCACGGCTACCTCTTCGACCACGGCGATTTTCTATACGAGGACCAGATCCGCGTCCCCCTCCTCCTCAGCCACCCGGACCTCCCGCGGGGCCTCGTCGTCGGCGGGCAGGTGGAGTCGGTGGACATTCTTCCCACGGTGCTCGACTTCGTCCGCCTCGATCTTCCGAAGGAGCGGGACGGCGCGAGCCTTCTCCCCGCGTTGCGCGGCGACGAAGCGCCCGGTCGCCTCGCCCTCTCCGAGTCGGACGGATGCGACGGCGGGACGATGCGCCCTCACCGCGCCTCCGGCCTCACGGGCAAGCTCTTCGGCGTTCGGGACGGCCGCTGGAAATACGTGACCGATTTCAGCGGCTGGGAGGAGCTTTACGATCTGGAGACCGATCCGGGGGAAACCACCGATCTGTCGCGCCGGGAATCGGAGCGGGGGGAGACGATGCGGCGCGCCCTGCGCGAACGGATCGGCCCCAGCCCTTGGGGCGGCGAAGAGCCCCTCGCCCCGGCGACGCGCGAGAAGCTTCGGGCCCTCGGTTACGTCGACTGATCGCGTCCCCGCCCTCTCTCTCTCCGCCGTCCGAACCGGTCCGGTTATACGAATCGAACCTCCCTTCGACCGACAATGTAACCCCCGCAGGCTAGACTGAACCGAGGTCACGAAACGCCCGCCGGAGCGTTGGGGATTCTCCGCGGGGCTTCCGCAGGCGGCCCTCCGGGAACCGATCCGCGCCGGAGCGAGGCTGCGGAGAGCCGGCCCGCGACGCGACAAAGCGGGCCCGCCGTCGTCCGTAGCCGAAATAGAACCGGCCCGAAACGGGGAGCGCTTTATGTCCATTCTCTTGGATCGGCTCACGAAATACTTCGGGGGACACTGCGTGGTCAACAACGTCTCCCTGGAGGTGCCCGCCGGAGAGCTTTTCGTGCTCCTCGGCCCGAGCGGAAGCGGGAAAAGCACGGTGCTCCGCATGATCGCCGGACTGATCGACACCGACGAAGGCCGCGTGCTCCTCAACGGCCGGGACATGACCCGCCTCCCGCCGCAGCGCCGGGGCGTGGGATTGGTCTTCCAAAACTACGCCCTCTTCCGCCACATGTCGGTGGCGGCGAACATCGAGTTCCCTCTCGCCATCCGAAAAGTGAGCGCCGCCGAGCGCCGGAAAAGGAGGGACGAGCTTCTGGAGATCGTCGGCCTCATCGGTTTCGAGGACCGCTATCCCCACCAGCTCTCCGGCGGCCAGCAGCAGAGGGTCGCCCTCGCCCGGGCGTTGGCGCACCGCCCCGAAGTGCTCCTCCTCGACGAACCCTTCGGCGCCTTGGACGCCAAGATCCGCGCCGAGCTGAGGCGCTCCCTCCGGACCATCCAGAACGAACTCGGGGTCACCACCATCTTCGTCACCCACGATCAGGAGGAGGCTTTCGAGCTGGCGGACCGGACGGCGGTCATGAACTTCGGCAGGCTCCTGGAGGTCGGCCCTCCCATGGAGCTGTATCTTCATCCCCAAACGGAATTCGTCGCCACCTTCCTCGGCCGGGCGAACCTGATGGTCGGCGGATGCGACTCGTCGAGCGTCAGCCTGGGAACGATTCGCTTCCCCTTGGACGACCACATCACCTCCACGGGCGGCGAAAGGCGCGTGCAGGTTCTCTTCCGTCCCGAGGACGTGGCGGTGAAAGACGCTCCCGACGCGCTCGGATGGCCCCTCCTCGGGAAGGCGAGGGTGGACGAAGTGGGCTTCGCCGGTTCCGTGGAGAAAATCCGCCTCCGCCTCCCCCCGCTCGCGGGCGTGCGGACCATCTCCCCGTCCGTCCCCTTCGGCGCCGATCACATTCTGGTGGAGGCGACGCGCTCGCAGCATCAAGCCCACCGGCACCCCCTCCGCTCCGGCGACGACGCCTGGGTCGGCGTCCGCCGCATCCACGCGCTGCTTCACCCCGGCCTCAGCATGCTTCTGGTGACCGATCGCTCCCCGCACGCCCAGGCGGCGGTGGCCTTCGGCGAGCAGATCGTCCGCCTCGCGCACGCCCGCGTGACGCTCCTCGGCCTGGGGCCGGGGGACGACGGCATCGGCGAACACCTCGACCACATCCGAGAGCGGATGGGAAGCGGGCCCGCGGCGGTCGAAATCCTCTCCTCCGCCGATCGGAGCGAGGAAGCGGTCCGGCGCGAAACGGACCGCCAGCCCTACGACCTCGTGATCTGCGGGCGCCCGCTGGAGGGGGTCCTGGGACGGGTCGAGGACTATCTGGCTTCCGGCGACCATCACCTGCTGTTGATCCCCGGACCCTGCCCGCTCCCCCGGCGGGTTCTCGTCTGCGTGGCCGTCGGCGAGCCCGGAAAGGAAGACATCCTTTTCGCCGGAAGGCTCGTGCGGCATCTGGGAGCGTCCGCCACGATTCTTCACGTCCTTCCCAAGGGAAGCTCCTCTCTCCAGCGTTCGCAGTGCGATCGCTTTCTGGCCGCCGGGGAACGCACTCTCGCCGTTCTCGGCGTCCCCGGTTCGACGGCGGTGCGCGAAGGGAGGACGGAGGAGGAGATCGTCTCCGCCGTGGAGGAGGAGGGATACGACCTCGTGGTCGTCGGCACGCCGATACCGCGGCCGGACGGCAGCATTCATATGTCCGGATTGTCGGCGGACCTGTTGAAACGATTGGAGAATCTGCCTGTTCTGTTGGTTCGTTCCACGGAGCTTCCCTGACGAAGCGCGGCCGGAAGAATCCCGGCCACCCGACGGCAGGCGCGCGAACCTTCGGTCCGCAAGGAGGAAAAAGCATGCGCACACGGAAAATCGCCCCTCTTCTCTTCGCTCTCTCGGCGGCCGTCGCGATCGCGCTCCCGGCCGGGGCCAAGGACCTCACCCTTCTGAATGTCTCCTACGATCCGACGCGGGAGCTTTATCAGGACTTCAACGAGGCGTTCATCGAGCACTGGTTCGAGACGACCGGAATCACCATACACATCAATCAATCCCACGGCGGGGCGGGCAAGCAAGCGCGGGCGGTGATGGACGGGCTCGAGGCGGACGTGGTGACCCTCGCCCTCGCCTATGACATCGACGCCATCGCCGCGACGGGACTGATGCCACCGGATTGGCAGAGCCGGCTTCCCCACAACAGCGCGCCCTACACGTCGACCATGGTCTTTCTGGTCCGCAAGGGGAATCCGAAGAACATCCGCGATTGGGATGATCTGGCCCGACCCGGCGTGAAGGTGATTACGCCGAATCCGAAAACGTCGGGAGGCGCCCGGTGGAACTATCTCGCCGCCTGGGGCTACGCGCTGGGCAAGCCGGGCGGGACCGAGGAGACGGCCCGGGAACTGGTGACGCGGATCTACAAAAACGTGCCGGTTCTCGACACGGGGGCGCGCGGCTCGACGATCACTTTCGTGGAGAGGGAGATCGGCGACGTGTTGATCGCCTGGGAGAACGAGGCGCTCCTGGTGGTGAACGATCTGAAACCCGGCCTGTTCGAGATCGTCGTCCCCTCGCTCAGCATCGTGGCCGAGCCGCCGGTAACGGTGATCGACAAGGTCGTGGATCGGCGCGGCACGCGCGATGTCGCCCAGGCTTATCTGGAGTATCTGTACTCGCCGGTGGGGCAGGAGATCGCCGCGAAGCACTACTACCGCCCCCGGCTCGAGGATGTGGCCGCGAAATACGCGGACCGCTTTCCCTCGGTGACCCTCTTCTCCATCGACGACGTGTTCGGCGGTTGGCAGAAGGCGCAGGCCGCCCACTTCGCCGAAGGCGGCGTGTTCGATCAGATCTACACCGAAGGTCGCTAGGAACGGAGCGGTGATGCGGAATACGCGGCGAGGCGTGCTGCCCGGGTTCGGCTTGGCGATGGGGTTCACCTTGTCCTACATCGGACTCCTCGTGCTGATCCCCCTGTGCACCCTCTTTCTGAAAGCGGCGACCATGAGCTGGGAGCAGTTCGCGGGGACGGTGTTGTCCCCCCGGGCGCTCGCCGCGTATCGCCTCAGTTTCTCCGCCGCCCTCGCGGCCGCATGCATCAACGCCGTCTTCGGGCTGCTTCTCGCCTGGGTGCTCGAGCGGTACGAATTCCCGGGCAAACGCCTCGTCGACGGCCTGGTGGATCTCCCCTTCGCGCTCCCCACCGCCGTCGCCGGGATCGCCCTCACGAGCCTTTACGCGGGAAACGGCTGGATCGGCGGCCTTCTGGAACGGGGGGGGATCCAGGTCGCCTACTCGCCGTTCGGCATCGTCGTGGCGCTCACTTTCGTCGGCCTCCCCTTCGTGGTGCGAACCGTGCAACCCGTTCTCCGCGAGCTCCCCCCGACGGTGGAGGAAGCGGCGGCGAGCATGGGCGCCGGCCGGCTGCAGACTTTCCGCAAACTCCTGCTCCCCGAGCTTCTGCCCGCCGTGGTGACCGGGTTCACCCTCGCCTTCGCCCGCGGGCTCGGCGAGTACGGCTCGGTGATCTTCATCTCGGGGAACATGCCGATGAAGACCGAAATCACCCCCCTCCTCATCATGATCAAGCTGGAGGAGTATGATTACGCCGGCGCCACCGCCATCGCCCTTCTCTTCCTGGCCGCTTCCTTCGTCACCCTTCTTACGATCAACTTTTTATCGCTCCGTTCCGGGCGGGAGGTAAGGGTCCGATGAAGGCGGGGCGGTTCCATCCCGAAATGATCCGCCGCCGGAGGGGCGGCGCGGGGAGGCCCTCGAGCCTCACCGAACCGAGACCGGTGCGGTGGCTTCTCACCGCGGCCGCGCTCGCCTTCATCACCCTCTTCCTCCTCATCCCGTTGATTCTGGTGTTCGCCAAGGCGTTCGAGTCGGGCGCCGCCGCCTACGCCGCGGCCGTGATCGAGCCGGTCGCCGTCGCCGCAATCCGCCTCACGCTGATCGCGGCGGCGATCACGGTCCCCCTCAATCTTCTCTTCGGGACGGCGGCGGCCTGGGCCATCGCCAAGTTCGAGTTCCGGGGGAAGAACCTGCTCGTCACGATCATCGATCTCCCCTTCAGCGTCTCCCCGGTCATCTCGGGTATGCTCTTCGTCCTCCTCTTCGGCGCGCAGGGGCTGGCCGGGCCGTGGCTGCAGGATCACGGCCTCAAGATCATCTTCGCGCTCCCGGGGATCGTGTTGGCGACCGCTTTCGTGACCTCTCCCCTCGTGGCGCGGGAACTCATCCCGCTCATGCGCTCCCAGGGGGTCGAGGAGGAGGAGGCCGCGTTGACCCTCGGCGCCGGCGGGCTGCAGACCTTTCTCAGGGTCAGCCTACCGAAGATCCGCTGGGGCCTTTTCTATGGAATCATCCTGTGCAGCGCCCGGGCGGTGGGAGAATTCGGCGCCGTCTCGGTCGTCTCGGGACATATCCGGGGCCTTACGACGACCGTCCCCCTGCACGTGGAGATGCTATACAATGAGTACCAATTCGCCGCCGCCTTCGCCGTCGCGTCGCTCCTCACCGTGCTGGCGCTGATCACCCTCGTCCTCAAGGGGCTTGTCGAGTGGAAGGCGGGCGGAAAGGGCGAGGGACGATGACGGTGTCCTTCCGGCCCGGCGAAGGGGGAAGACCATGCGCCGACTGAAACTGGGCACGATCCTCCTGTTGATCCACATGGGGATGCTGCTGGCCGCGATGGTCGTCGTGGGCGGGGCGGGCGTCTCCCTCCTGCGGCGCCTGGCCGACGACAGGGCGGTCGCCCAGACGGAGGCGGCGGCCGGCGGAGCCCTCTCCGCGATCGAACGCGGGGGCGACCGCCTTCTCTCCTCGGTGAAGCTTCTCGCGAAACGCCCCACACTCAACCGGCTGCTCCGCTCGGGGGACGACGGGGAACTGGCGGTGTTTCTCGCCGACTTCCGGAACACGAGCGAGTTCACCGACTGCGCGGTGCGCTACGGAGACCGGTTCGTTTCGACCGATGGTTTCCCCGCCTTTTCGGGCGCGGGGAGCGACGGCGGATCGGACTGGCGGGTTCTCACTCCCGAAGAGGGGCCGATGATTTTGTTCGCCCGTTCACCGGCGGAGGAAACGCCCGGGGCGTCGGTAATGGCCGTCATCGTTCTCGACGAAGAGTACGCGCGCGAAACGGGAGAGAAGGTGGCCCTCCCCGTGTCGATTCTCTCCCGCCGCGACGTGGAGAACCACGGGTACGGACTCATGCAATCTCTCCGCCACCGCGCGCTCGGCGGAAACGGAAACACATCGGCCCGACTGGACGAGGACCGGATCTATTACGCCGCCGTTCCCCTTCCGGACCGGACGGGCGGGATCGCGGGCATCGTGGAGGCCGCCATTCCGATGGAATCGGTCGCGGCGCCGCTCAAAAAGTTGATCCGTGGACTTCTTGTGCTCACCTTCGTCACGGGTCTGCTCGCGGCGGTCCTCTCCCGTGTTCTGGCGCGGCGCATCGCCGGACCGATCGGGACGCTCACCGCGGCGGCTTCCCGGATCGGCCGGGGAGACCTCCTCTCACCGGTTCCCCGGGTCTCCGGCCCCGAGATCGACGTGTTGGCGAACACCATGGAGGAGATGCGGGAGCGCGTCCTCGCCCTCACCAACGACCTCTGCAAACGCCGGAACGAAAGCGAGGCGATCCTGACCGGCATCGCGGAGGGGGTCTTCGAGGTGGACCGGGAGCGGCGGATACGCTACATGAATCCGCAGGCCGCCGCGCTCCTCGACATCGAACCGGATTTCGGGATCGGCCGGTTCTGCGGCGACATCCTGAGGCCGCGCGGACAATCCGGCGTTCGTCCCTGCGACGAAAGCTGTCCCATCCTGCACGCCCGTTTCCGCGGGCGGGCTCAGGCGACCGAGTACCTCCGCCGCCCCGACGGCACCTATCGGGCCGTCGTCATCACGAGCGCCCCCTCCGGCGCGCACTACGACGGCGACGTCCGGGAGCTGCACCAGTTCCAGGTCATGCGGGAAGAGACGGAGGAAGAGTCCGCGCGCAGGCTCCGTGACGCGGTGCTCGCCAACATCTCGCACGAGTTTCGGACCCCACTCACCGCCCAGTTGGCGTCTCTCGAACTCCTCCGGGACAAGCTGCCCGATCTGCAAACGGAGGAAGTGCGGGAACTGGTCCTCTCCATCGAGCGAGGCACCCTGCGGCTATCCCACCTGATCGACAACCTGCTGGAGAGTTCGCGGATCGAGGCGGGAGAGGACAAGCTCCGGCGGCGGCCGATCGCCCTGGACGAGGTCGTGGAGGAGGCGATCGAGATGGTATCCCCCCTACTGGAACTCCAGCGGCAATCCCTCCACGTCGATCTCCCCTATCCTCTCCCCCCGGTGGTCGGAGACGCGCCGCGGCTGGTGCAGGTTTTCGTGAACCTCCTGGCGAACGCCAACAAGTTCGCCCCCCCCGAAACGACCATCGGAATCGGCGGGTCCGTGGGAGAGAAGGAGCTGCGCCTTTGGGTCGAGGACGAAGGGCCCGGTCTCCCTCCGGGAGCCGTGGAACCTCTCTTTCAGAGATTCCTCCGTTCCCCGACGGAAGAGCCGGAGCCGCGCGGGATGGGGCTCGGGTTGTACATCGTCCGTTCCATTCTGGAGCGTCACGGCGGGCGCGTCGAGGCGGTGAGCCGCGAGAAGGGGACGCGCATGTCCGTCGTGCTCCCCCGGGAGGGCGCAGATGAAGATTCTGGTCGTTGACGACGATCTCGAGCTGTT
This window of the Candidatus Eisenbacteria bacterium genome carries:
- a CDS encoding sulfatase, which translates into the protein MHRRNGLGVVLLFAAVAACSRLPGRDRPSVVLITLDTLRADHVGCYGHARRITPHIDRFAREGVLFADALVAIPETAPSIRSILTGLYPVHHDIRRNGYDPDPNRPTMQSLLGSAGYRTAAFTSSCVLDRASGFGDGFDRFNDRTPDRFLLREHGQRTAEKTADAALGWLSTRDEGPFFLWIHFIDPHSLYNPPPPYKSFFQERPCRGALTGGADQFLDVIKHRLPIGPEERKWLADRYDGEIAFLDHQIGRLLDGLENLAPENTLVVLTADHGESLGDHGYLFDHGDFLYEDQIRVPLLLSHPDLPRGLVVGGQVESVDILPTVLDFVRLDLPKERDGASLLPALRGDEAPGRLALSESDGCDGGTMRPHRASGLTGKLFGVRDGRWKYVTDFSGWEELYDLETDPGETTDLSRRESERGETMRRALRERIGPSPWGGEEPLAPATREKLRALGYVD
- a CDS encoding ATP-binding cassette domain-containing protein yields the protein MSILLDRLTKYFGGHCVVNNVSLEVPAGELFVLLGPSGSGKSTVLRMIAGLIDTDEGRVLLNGRDMTRLPPQRRGVGLVFQNYALFRHMSVAANIEFPLAIRKVSAAERRKRRDELLEIVGLIGFEDRYPHQLSGGQQQRVALARALAHRPEVLLLDEPFGALDAKIRAELRRSLRTIQNELGVTTIFVTHDQEEAFELADRTAVMNFGRLLEVGPPMELYLHPQTEFVATFLGRANLMVGGCDSSSVSLGTIRFPLDDHITSTGGERRVQVLFRPEDVAVKDAPDALGWPLLGKARVDEVGFAGSVEKIRLRLPPLAGVRTISPSVPFGADHILVEATRSQHQAHRHPLRSGDDAWVGVRRIHALLHPGLSMLLVTDRSPHAQAAVAFGEQIVRLAHARVTLLGLGPGDDGIGEHLDHIRERMGSGPAAVEILSSADRSEEAVRRETDRQPYDLVICGRPLEGVLGRVEDYLASGDHHLLLIPGPCPLPRRVLVCVAVGEPGKEDILFAGRLVRHLGASATILHVLPKGSSSLQRSQCDRFLAAGERTLAVLGVPGSTAVREGRTEEEIVSAVEEEGYDLVVVGTPIPRPDGSIHMSGLSADLLKRLENLPVLLVRSTELP
- a CDS encoding sulfate ABC transporter substrate-binding protein; translated protein: MRTRKIAPLLFALSAAVAIALPAGAKDLTLLNVSYDPTRELYQDFNEAFIEHWFETTGITIHINQSHGGAGKQARAVMDGLEADVVTLALAYDIDAIAATGLMPPDWQSRLPHNSAPYTSTMVFLVRKGNPKNIRDWDDLARPGVKVITPNPKTSGGARWNYLAAWGYALGKPGGTEETARELVTRIYKNVPVLDTGARGSTITFVEREIGDVLIAWENEALLVVNDLKPGLFEIVVPSLSIVAEPPVTVIDKVVDRRGTRDVAQAYLEYLYSPVGQEIAAKHYYRPRLEDVAAKYADRFPSVTLFSIDDVFGGWQKAQAAHFAEGGVFDQIYTEGR
- the cysT gene encoding sulfate ABC transporter permease subunit CysT, translating into MRNTRRGVLPGFGLAMGFTLSYIGLLVLIPLCTLFLKAATMSWEQFAGTVLSPRALAAYRLSFSAALAAACINAVFGLLLAWVLERYEFPGKRLVDGLVDLPFALPTAVAGIALTSLYAGNGWIGGLLERGGIQVAYSPFGIVVALTFVGLPFVVRTVQPVLRELPPTVEEAAASMGAGRLQTFRKLLLPELLPAVVTGFTLAFARGLGEYGSVIFISGNMPMKTEITPLLIMIKLEEYDYAGATAIALLFLAASFVTLLTINFLSLRSGREVRVR
- the cysW gene encoding sulfate ABC transporter permease subunit CysW — encoded protein: MKAGRFHPEMIRRRRGGAGRPSSLTEPRPVRWLLTAAALAFITLFLLIPLILVFAKAFESGAAAYAAAVIEPVAVAAIRLTLIAAAITVPLNLLFGTAAAWAIAKFEFRGKNLLVTIIDLPFSVSPVISGMLFVLLFGAQGLAGPWLQDHGLKIIFALPGIVLATAFVTSPLVARELIPLMRSQGVEEEEAALTLGAGGLQTFLRVSLPKIRWGLFYGIILCSARAVGEFGAVSVVSGHIRGLTTTVPLHVEMLYNEYQFAAAFAVASLLTVLALITLVLKGLVEWKAGGKGEGR
- a CDS encoding HAMP domain-containing protein encodes the protein MRRLKLGTILLLIHMGMLLAAMVVVGGAGVSLLRRLADDRAVAQTEAAAGGALSAIERGGDRLLSSVKLLAKRPTLNRLLRSGDDGELAVFLADFRNTSEFTDCAVRYGDRFVSTDGFPAFSGAGSDGGSDWRVLTPEEGPMILFARSPAEETPGASVMAVIVLDEEYARETGEKVALPVSILSRRDVENHGYGLMQSLRHRALGGNGNTSARLDEDRIYYAAVPLPDRTGGIAGIVEAAIPMESVAAPLKKLIRGLLVLTFVTGLLAAVLSRVLARRIAGPIGTLTAAASRIGRGDLLSPVPRVSGPEIDVLANTMEEMRERVLALTNDLCKRRNESEAILTGIAEGVFEVDRERRIRYMNPQAAALLDIEPDFGIGRFCGDILRPRGQSGVRPCDESCPILHARFRGRAQATEYLRRPDGTYRAVVITSAPSGAHYDGDVRELHQFQVMREETEEESARRLRDAVLANISHEFRTPLTAQLASLELLRDKLPDLQTEEVRELVLSIERGTLRLSHLIDNLLESSRIEAGEDKLRRRPIALDEVVEEAIEMVSPLLELQRQSLHVDLPYPLPPVVGDAPRLVQVFVNLLANANKFAPPETTIGIGGSVGEKELRLWVEDEGPGLPPGAVEPLFQRFLRSPTEEPEPRGMGLGLYIVRSILERHGGRVEAVSREKGTRMSVVLPREGADEDSGR